GCGGACCTGTGTGAACAGCTTACCGAGCATAAGACGCTGGAGGATGCGATCCTCGCCTGCATCGACGACCAAGCTGAGGTTATGGACAGCGCGAGTGCGGAGCTGGCTGCGATCAGGCGGGAGCTCCGGAACGGTGAGTCGCGAGTCCGGGAGAAGCTGGAACAAATGGTTCGTTCCTCATCCGTGCAAAAAATGCTTCAGGATGCTATTGTTACCATCCGTAACGACCGCTATGTTATTCCGGTGAAACAAGAGTACCGTTCCCATTTCGGAGGTATCGTCCATGATCAGTCAGGCTCCGGCGCAACGCTGTTTATCGAGCCTGAGGCCATCGTGGCCATGAACAACAAGCTGCGCGAGCTGAGGCTATCCGAGATGCGTGAGATCGAGAAAATTTTACAAAAGCTCACGGCACAAACCGCCGATTATGCTGAAGATTTGCTCCTTGATCTTGATACTCTGGGCGCCTTGGATTTCGCATTCGCGAAAGGAAGGCTCGCGCACCAGATGGGCGCATCGCTGCCGCGGATGAACGACCGGGGCTATTTAAAGCTGCGCCGGGCCCGCCATCCGTTAATTGCCCGGGAGCATGTTGTCCCAATCGATGTGGAGTTGGGCAATTCTTACTCGGCTATTATCGTCACCGGACCTAATACGGGCGGTAAAACGGTGTCGCTCAAAACCATCGGTCTGCTGAGCTTGATGGCCATGTCGGGCATGTTCGTCCCGGCTGAAGACGGCACCCAGCTGTGCGTTTTCGACGCTATTCATGCCGATATCGGCGATGAGCAAAGCATTGAGCAAAACCTTAGTACGTTTTCCAGCCATCTGACGAACATAATCCGGATTTTAAAAACGATGACGCCGAAGAGCCTCGTACTGCTCGATGAGCTTGGAGCGGGCACCGACCCGGCTGAAGGCTCCGCGCTTGCTATCGCTATTCTTGAGTATATGCATAAACTGGGCTGCCGAATCATTGCGACGACTCATTACAGCGAGCTTAAGGCCTATGCATATAACCGCAAAGGCATTATCAATGCAAGCATGGAGTTCGACGTCCAGACGCTCAGCCCGACTTACAGGCTTCTCGTTGGAGTTCCAGGCCGGAGCAATGCTTTTGCAATTGCCGAGCGGCTCGGACTGCAGCGCGATATAATCGAGCACGCGAGAGGCGAAGTAAGCGAGGAGGATCTGCGGGTCGAGAACATGATTGCATCGCTTGAGGAAAACCGCATTGGCGCGGAAGCCGAGCGGCAATCGGCGGAAGCGCTGCGTAAAGAGCTTGAGGCCGAGCGAAACCGTTATGAGGCGGAACGCCGGAAATTCGACGAGCAGCGCGACAAGCTTATGGCCAAAGCGCAGGAAGATGCGCACGAAGCGGTTGCCAAAGCGAAGCGGGAGGCGGAGCAAATCATCGCCGATTTGCGAAAGCTGGCGCTTGAGGAAGGCGCGTCCGTCAAGGAGCATAAGCTGATCGACGCGCGTCGAAAACTCGATGAAGCGGCCCCGGAACTGAAGAAACCGGCGAAGGCCAATAAACCGAAAGCGGGGACAAAGCCGCAGCGTATCGAAGCGGGCGATGAAGTCATGGTTTATAGTCTGGGTCAGCGCGGACATGTAGTCGAAATCGGGGGTAACGATGCGCTGGTTCAGCTTGGAATTCTGAAAATGAAGGTGGCGCTCGGCGATCTGGAGCTTGTAAAGAGGGCCGAAACTGCCAAGACACAGCAGCCGAAGCAGGCTGCCAGTCTGAAACGGACTCGCGACGAGAACGTCAAGATGGAGCTCGACCTACGGGGCGCAAACGTGGAAGAAGCGATCGTCGAGGTGGACCGTTTTCTGGATGAATCGTTCCTCGCCGGACTTGGACAGATATACATTATACATGGTAAAGGCACAGGAGTTCTGCGAACCGGTATCAGTGATTTTCTGCGCCGGCATAAGCATGTGAAGAGCTATAGGCTCGGGAATTATGGAGAAGGCGGCGCCGGCGTCACCGTAGCGGAACTGAAATAACCGGAGAGCGGGGAATATGAGATGGAGTACGAAGTGGATAAACTGCTTAGCAATTCTTTTGTGGCATCGCTCGCTTATGTCTCGGTTGCGGTTCTCGCTTTAGTCGTTTTTCTGTTTTTATTCGAGTTTGTTACGAAGTATAAATGCTGGCAGGAGATTAAAAACGGCAATTTATCGGTTGCGATGGCTACAGGCGGTAAGATCTTCGGAATATGCAACATCTTTCGTTTTTCGATTCAGGCGAGCGAAACGGTTTACCAAAGCATGACATGGGCTCTTTTCGGTTTTTTGCTGCTGCTCACGGCTTATTTCGTATTTGAGTTTTTAACGCCGGTATTCCGGATCGACGAGGAGATCCAGAAGGACAATCGGGCGGTAGGGTTTATCGCGATGGTCATATCCATCTCACTTTCTTATGTGATAGGAGCCACGGTCGCGTGAGGAGAATTATTCAGTGTCGGAGAGGGCAAGAACAATGAAATATTTATGGGGAACGTTATTTGCGCTGGCAGCGCTCTTTATCGTGCTTGGCGTTATGTATTTGCTGAAATAAGCTCACTGCAACCGAAGAGGAGGGGAAAGCGGATGGAAGAAGAACATGTCCTGTGTCCGTGGTGTCAAACGGAAATCGTGTGGGATGAGGAAATCGGGCCCGAGAAGCACTGCCCGCATTGCGAGAACGAGCTGTCAGGTTATCGGACTGTACAATTTGGCATTCATTCCGAAGAGGAGTCCGATGAAGAGGAACAGCAAGGCGATGATAGCGATTGGGAAACCGAAGGTGATGACGAAGAACGTGTCCGTGTTTCTCCGGATATCGCCGAATTGCGCCAGTACGGACTGGAACGGCTTGCTTTGGAATCTACGATGGAACGGATTCTCGACGATCAGCTGGAAGCACCCGAATGTCCGTCCTGCCGGGAATTCATGCTCGAGTCGGGCACGATGACCGTGACGGAAGGGCAATTTAAACCAAGAACGCCGGCGCCGCTAAGCGCTCCGCTGCTTGCGCCGCCTTTTCAAATCGTCCTGTACGTATGTCCCTCCTGCTTTCATACGGAAAACAGGCTCGCCGCGCAGGATCAGGAACGGTTTGTACAGCTGCTGGCTTCCGCGGCAGAGGAACAAGGTTAGAGTATCGCCTTGTAGAAATATTTGGAAATTTAATCACTCCAGCATGCATCTGCCGCTTTGAGGGAACCTTACGTCAAGGATAATCAAAGCGGACAGGCAGGAGGGATTTAGTTTGGAGCATGGCAATCACACGGTTCACTCTCGCTGGTTCGCTTCAACTGCGCAGGGGAAGCTTGGAACCGGATCCTTGGAAAGAGAAGGACAGAGTGCGGTAAACCGGACATTGGATCGCCAGGCGGTGCTTCTGCTCGCCGTTCAGGGGCTCTTTGGCATTGCAAATGCCCTTTCGGGTACCTTTTTACCGATTTACTTGTGGAAAGCGAGCTTATCCATGTCGCTCATAGGCTGGTTCAACCTCAGTCAATACAGCGTCAGCGGCCTTACCTTCTGGATCGCCGGGAAATGGGTTAAAGAGCATAACAAGATGAACAGCCTCCGGCTCGGCGTTGCGCTGTCGGGGGTCTTTTATTTCACCGTCCTGCTGCTTGGCAAAGGGGCCGTTAAGTTCGCGGTACCGCTTGGCATGATGAACGGACTGGCCATGGGATTCTTCTGGCTTGCGTTCAATGTCGTTTATTTTGAAATAACGGAACCGGGAAACCGCGACCGGTTTAACGGGTGGGCGGGGCTTCTTGGTTCTGCAGCGGGTATCGTAGCTCCATGGGTATCGGGTATGCTCATTACCGGGTACAAAGGCGAACGCGGCTACAGCATTATTTTCACTGTGTCGGGCATTATCTTTGCGATTGCCGCCATCCTCAGCTTTTGGCTTAAGAAGCGTAAAACAGTCGGACATTATGAATGGCTCTACGGAATAAGGCAGCTTCGCAACAGGGATAATCCTTGGCGGCGCGTTGTACCTGCCATCATCTCTCAAGGCATTCGCGAAGGCGTATTCATGTTTCTCGTCGGATTGCTTGTATATATGGCGACCAGGAACGAACAGAAGCTCGGGAATTACTCGCTTATGACCTCGTTCGTCGCGCTCATCAGCTTCTGGCTCATAGGAAAAGTGCTGACACCCGCCAGAAGGAAGATCGCAATGCTGATCGGAGCAATCGCGATAACGGCGGTTATCGTTCCGTTGTTCTGGCCCTTGCGTTACGGCACACTGCTAATGTTTGGTATCGGGACGGCCCTGTTCATGCCGCTCTACATTATACCGATGACTTCGGCGGTGTTCGATATGATCGGACGCAATGAGGAGAGCGCCAAGCATCGCGAGGAGTTTATCGTGCTTCGCGAGGCTTCGCTTACCATCGGACGAAGTATCGGAATTGCAGCGTATTTGCTTGTGCTTCCGTTCATGGATTCTTCCCCGCAGGCGGTATCCTGGCTGATGCTTGCAGTGGGCGCTTTTCCGATTGTTTGTTGGCTGCTGATGCGGGTATATGTAATAGGCAGGGGAGTAAGGTAATTGACTTGGGGGGAACTTAGGTGGCACGCGTTGTGAATAGTATTACGGATTTGATAGGTGACACTCCGGCGGTAAGTCTGAGCCGAATGCTGCAGCCGGGCGCTGCTGAAGTGATTGTGAAGCTTGAGAGGTTCAATCCGAGCGGAAGTGTTAAAGACCGTGCCGCTTCTGCCCTTATAGCGGATGCGGAGCAGCGGGGCGTTATCCGCCCGGGTGATACGATCATTGAACCGACCAGCGGAAACACCGGAATCGGTCTCGCAATGAACGCGGCGGCAAAAGGCTACAAGCTTATACTTGTCATGCCGGATAATATGACGAAGGAACGAATAGGCCTTCTTAAGGCATATGGCGCGGAGGTATTTCTCACTCCTTCTTCAGAACGAATGCCCGGTGCGATCCGCAAGGCTCAGGAGCTGCAAGCGCAGCTGCCCGGCAGCTATATCCCCAATCAATTCGAAAATAGGGCGAATCCCGACATTCACCGCAGGACTACGGCGCAAGAAATACTGCAGCAGACAGGCGGACGGCTTGACGCATTTGTTGCGACCTCCGGAACCGGGGGCACCATAACTGGAACCGGAGAAACATTAAAAGCGGCATTGCCAGGACTGCATGTCGCCGTAGTAGAGCCTCTCGGCTCCCCTGTCCTCTCCGGCGGTGAGCCGGGGCCTCACAAGCTCGTTGGTACTAGTCCCGGCTTTGTGCCGGCCATACTTAATACCGCGGTATATAATGAAATCATCCAGGTTGCCGACGATGACGCGATTGGAACCATGCGCCGGCTCGCCCGGGAGGAGGGACTTCTTGTCGGTCCTTCTTCTGGTGCCGCTGTCTGGGCGGCCATGCAGATTGCGCAGCGTATCGGGGAGGGCGGACGAGTACTCTGTATCGCGCCGGACAGCGGGGAAAGATATTTGAGCATGGATATTTTTTGACGCTCAATTCGTCCATTTCTTAAGCTCGCCAATGATAATGGCCCTTCGTTCATTAATGTAATTCCGGAAAACCTCGGGCTCCTTCAAGAAAGTGTCATAAGGCCATTTTCGCGTAAAGTCGTTCCGGATTGCTTTGGATAGGGGGCCGTACAGCTCTTCTATAATCGGTGCAATAGCTTCGACGGTGAATTGGCGTCTGAGCACCTTACGAAGAAATCGGCGGTAATACAGCCGGCAGCTTCTATAGGCAAACAGGCGTCCGGTCAGCTTGTTGTCGCCCTTAACGGGAACAAGATCGCTCCGGCATAGCTTCCCATAAGGACTCCTTCCCCATGTTCCTTCATAATCCCATGGAATAATCCGGTATTTGCCGCTGGGCAGATGCTCATATAACGCGTAGTTCTGGTCGAAGCCGTCATAATTGTTAGTGAGTACCGCTCCGGCCAGCCACTCTAAATACTGATTGATATCAAGCCGTTTTGTAATATACGCCCGCAATGACCGGCCGACCGGCCGATTGATCCGGTCAACGAAACGGGTAAGCCTTTTCTTGGTCAATTCTGAGCCTTTCATCATCTGATAACCGGAAAACAGCGAGCTTTTCTCCTTTTTCGTATCCGGATCTATAAGGCTGAAGTTGGCATTGTCGTTCGTTGCATAAATCAAAGAGCGGGTACGAATTCCGCGTTTTCTGAAAAATTCGGTATCAACGGCTTCGATTTCCAAATAAACGCCATGCTGCTCTCCGTTCCACTCCAGCTGCATATGCCGCGTTTCAGGCGCAGGGACGCCGATTAAGTTAAAGAAACGAAAAGAAAGAGCGTTGCGGATCATGGAGGGATCGTCGAATTCGGCATTCCAATGAAGTGTACGGTTATCTCCAAACTGAACCTCATACGACTTCTTCATATAATTGCGGGTATGACCGCCTCGTATCCTCAGCTTCGCCTCCATCGATTTACCGTCCATAACGAGCCAAACAGGTACAAACTGGTTGCTCCATACGTCTTTATGCAGCTCCATCAGGTCGGCCGAAGCAATCTTGATCGAGCGGGTAGGCAGTCCTTGTTCGGACATTCGGCTATCCCTCCAGGCAAAAAGTAAAGCCTATCGGGTTACGATAGGCTTATGCTAATTTACTTTATGCCGGCAGCGCCCAACGTGTCACTCAGCTTCAGCTGGGAGCGTCGCACTTGTCGACATTATGGCCTTCGGAACCGCAAGCTCCCCTCGTGCCTTGAGTACCCTTCGTTCCTCTGGTGCCTTGCGTTCCTTGTGTCCCCCTCGAGCCCTTGGAGCCTCTGGAGCCCTTGGAGCCTTTCGAACCTTTCGAACCTCTGGTACCTCGTGTACCCTCGGTGCCTCCGGAGCCCTTCGTCCCCTTGGTACCTCGTGTACCCTCGGTGCCTCTGGAGCCCTTTGTTCCTTTGGTACCTCGTGTACCCTCGGCGCCTCTTGACCCTTTGGAACCTTTCGAGCCTTCGGCGCCCTCAGTGCCTTTGGAGCCTTTCGATTTTTTCGATCTCTTCGAGCTTTTCGAGTTTTTCGAGCTCTTAGCGCCTTTCTTTCTACTGGATTCCCCGTTCCTGCTGATCCAGGCTAGCACCTCTTCCATATAATGAACTCCTCCTTGTTGGTGATAATACAGGCTATGAAACTACTCTACCGATCGCGCTAGGTTAGAGTGCAATAATATAGAAAATAGATATCAATCTAGTACCGTATAGCTACGGGATACATATAGATATATTACAAATTGTCTCCCATGATAGATTTCACCGAGACAAGTAATGGAGGGATGAATGCCGAAGCGATAATGAGGAACCGAGGAGATGCGGTCGTGGTATCGTTCATGCACTGGGTCGTCCCCAGTAACGAAGTCTATTATTTTAGTTAATGGAGGGATTTCTTCTATGTATTTTCCGTATTCAAACTACAAGCCGTTTAATAGTTCGTTTGCCAAACCTTACAACAGCCTTTATACCAGCTACACATTCAATCAAGGAGGCATGCCAATGAAAGAAGCGGCATCGGCGCCGGTTCAAAGTAAGAAAAGCGCCAGCTCTAAAGGCACAAGCGGAACAAAAGGTACAAGCGGAACAAAGGGTACAAAGGGTACAAGGGGTACAAAGGGCACAAGCGGGACGAGAGGAACAAAGGGTACGGCAGGAACAAGAGACCACAGCTACTTGAGCAACATGATCGGAATGGGCGTGCAAATTAACCGCGGAGGTCCTGATACTCTTCAAGGCACGGTTCTCGGGATCGAAAACGGATTCCTGGCGCTGATGTCATCCAATAACAACAACAATAACAACAACAATAACAACAACAATAACAACAACAATAACAACAATAACTCGAATGATTCTTCATCAGAAGGCGATGTCGTTTACGTCAACCTGAGACATGTCAAAAGTGTGACGGAAACATCGTACAAAAAGAGTACCGGCGTTAAAGCCGACTACTTGAAAGCCAGCAGCTTTACAGGCGTTCTGAACAAGCTGAAAAAATCTTTCGTACAAATTAACGGAGGCGGGCCTGAGAAAGTCGAAGGATTTGTCGTGGAAGCATCCGGCGATTCGCTTCTGCTCCTCGTGACAGGGAAAAACAACAACAATAACAACAATAACAACAATAACAACAATAACAAC
This is a stretch of genomic DNA from Paenibacillus sp. sptzw28. It encodes these proteins:
- the cysK gene encoding cysteine synthase A, whose amino-acid sequence is MNSITDLIGDTPAVSLSRMLQPGAAEVIVKLERFNPSGSVKDRAASALIADAEQRGVIRPGDTIIEPTSGNTGIGLAMNAAAKGYKLILVMPDNMTKERIGLLKAYGAEVFLTPSSERMPGAIRKAQELQAQLPGSYIPNQFENRANPDIHRRTTAQEILQQTGGRLDAFVATSGTGGTITGTGETLKAALPGLHVAVVEPLGSPVLSGGEPGPHKLVGTSPGFVPAILNTAVYNEIIQVADDDAIGTMRRLAREEGLLVGPSSGAAVWAAMQIAQRIGEGGRVLCIAPDSGERYLSMDIF
- a CDS encoding endonuclease MutS2, which produces MNDKILHTLEFSKIVYKLAQHAATSLGKAAAEAITPSSDLESVKLMLQATDEAYKADRLKGSVPFGGVADIRPSLLRSRIGGTLNPAELLEIAETVRGSRRVKRHVLQLHDDDPIPMLADLCEQLTEHKTLEDAILACIDDQAEVMDSASAELAAIRRELRNGESRVREKLEQMVRSSSVQKMLQDAIVTIRNDRYVIPVKQEYRSHFGGIVHDQSGSGATLFIEPEAIVAMNNKLRELRLSEMREIEKILQKLTAQTADYAEDLLLDLDTLGALDFAFAKGRLAHQMGASLPRMNDRGYLKLRRARHPLIAREHVVPIDVELGNSYSAIIVTGPNTGGKTVSLKTIGLLSLMAMSGMFVPAEDGTQLCVFDAIHADIGDEQSIEQNLSTFSSHLTNIIRILKTMTPKSLVLLDELGAGTDPAEGSALAIAILEYMHKLGCRIIATTHYSELKAYAYNRKGIINASMEFDVQTLSPTYRLLVGVPGRSNAFAIAERLGLQRDIIEHARGEVSEEDLRVENMIASLEENRIGAEAERQSAEALRKELEAERNRYEAERRKFDEQRDKLMAKAQEDAHEAVAKAKREAEQIIADLRKLALEEGASVKEHKLIDARRKLDEAAPELKKPAKANKPKAGTKPQRIEAGDEVMVYSLGQRGHVVEIGGNDALVQLGILKMKVALGDLELVKRAETAKTQQPKQAASLKRTRDENVKMELDLRGANVEEAIVEVDRFLDESFLAGLGQIYIIHGKGTGVLRTGISDFLRRHKHVKSYRLGNYGEGGAGVTVAELK
- a CDS encoding DUF350 domain-containing protein: MEYEVDKLLSNSFVASLAYVSVAVLALVVFLFLFEFVTKYKCWQEIKNGNLSVAMATGGKIFGICNIFRFSIQASETVYQSMTWALFGFLLLLTAYFVFEFLTPVFRIDEEIQKDNRAVGFIAMVISISLSYVIGATVA
- a CDS encoding CotH kinase family protein, encoding MSEQGLPTRSIKIASADLMELHKDVWSNQFVPVWLVMDGKSMEAKLRIRGGHTRNYMKKSYEVQFGDNRTLHWNAEFDDPSMIRNALSFRFFNLIGVPAPETRHMQLEWNGEQHGVYLEIEAVDTEFFRKRGIRTRSLIYATNDNANFSLIDPDTKKEKSSLFSGYQMMKGSELTKKRLTRFVDRINRPVGRSLRAYITKRLDINQYLEWLAGAVLTNNYDGFDQNYALYEHLPSGKYRIIPWDYEGTWGRSPYGKLCRSDLVPVKGDNKLTGRLFAYRSCRLYYRRFLRKVLRRQFTVEAIAPIIEELYGPLSKAIRNDFTRKWPYDTFLKEPEVFRNYINERRAIIIGELKKWTN
- a CDS encoding MFS transporter, producing the protein MEHGNHTVHSRWFASTAQGKLGTGSLEREGQSAVNRTLDRQAVLLLAVQGLFGIANALSGTFLPIYLWKASLSMSLIGWFNLSQYSVSGLTFWIAGKWVKEHNKMNSLRLGVALSGVFYFTVLLLGKGAVKFAVPLGMMNGLAMGFFWLAFNVVYFEITEPGNRDRFNGWAGLLGSAAGIVAPWVSGMLITGYKGERGYSIIFTVSGIIFAIAAILSFWLKKRKTVGHYEWLYGIRQLRNRDNPWRRVVPAIISQGIREGVFMFLVGLLVYMATRNEQKLGNYSLMTSFVALISFWLIGKVLTPARRKIAMLIGAIAITAVIVPLFWPLRYGTLLMFGIGTALFMPLYIIPMTSAVFDMIGRNEESAKHREEFIVLREASLTIGRSIGIAAYLLVLPFMDSSPQAVSWLMLAVGAFPIVCWLLMRVYVIGRGVR